Below is a window of Lacibacter sp. H407 DNA.
CAATCGCTTTTATATGTAAAAAAGGTAATGGCGTTACCTGCACATTCACACCTTCCAATGCGTTGTTAATACCGATCTGTCTGTTCTCCCACGAACGGTAGACCAAACCGCTTCCAAACTGTTCATAAAAATCACCAACCTGCACCGAAAATTTTTTAGCTGTGTATTTGAAATACCGATTTACTAATTTGCTTTGATTGATGTTGAAGGGATACCCGGCGATAGATGGCAAGTAACTTTCGAACTGCACCCCAGCCGTGAAATTTTTGTAATTATAATCGAGCTTGAGAAAATTATTGGAGCCAACACGATCTTGCGGAAGTATCGCATTGATCTTCTCATCTTTCTGATAAAATTGTGTGTACGAATCAAAGCTTCCACTGAGGTGTCCTTTATCGGTTGTTTGTGCAAACGCATCAATGCAGTGAAAGCAGAGTAAGATCAGGAAGCAGTTTTTCATTGTGTGGTTTCGTTAGAATGGTTGTTATTGTTTGCTGATAGCTTCAAATAATTCTTCTTCATTACCCGGCACATACCCGGTATGCTGATAGATGATCTTTCCATTTTTTATGATAAGGATATGAGGAATGTCATTGATGTTGAGTGCACGTTTTAGATCGCTGTTTGTGTCGAAGTAAATAGGAAAGTTCCAGCCTCTTCCTTTTACAAAGGATGGTACACGTGCTGCACTACGGGTATCATCAACGGAAACAGCAATGAGTTTAAATGGCGTTATCTGCTGCCTTTCTTCCAGCTGATCATTGATCGTTTCCAATTCAGTAATACAGGGAATACACCAGGTAGCCCAAAAGCTAACGATGAGTGCTGTATCATTTGATGATGCCAACGTAGAAAACAATATTTCGCTACCGGATAATGCCTTGATTTTTACCTGAGGTAAATCTGATTGTGCCACAGACAACGTATAGGTAAGAAGGGCGAGTAAAAAAAGACTGAGTTGTTTCATGGTGATTGTTAAATATGTGCTGCTGTCAGTTAGCCGACGAAAGATTGCTGAAATGATCACAACTTTTGATTTCTAATTTGATGTAAATAAAAAGCCCTTTTCAAAACTAATTTGTCATGCGTACTACAAATTCCTTTTTATCGCTGTTGTTCATCGTGTTTGTTTTCATCTCCTGTTCAAAATCGGATGGAACTGATGACCCCGTAACACAACCACCGGCGGCACCATTAACTGTGCAATTAAGTAAGGCGCAGCTAACAGCCGATGGATTTGATGAAGTAACCATTTCAGTAAAAGATCAGAATAATGCGGATGTAACATCGTCATCAACTATTTATTTGAATAATACGGTGTACACCGGAACAACCTTTTTTACAACTGCAAGCGGCAACTATCAGCTGAAAGCAACCAGAGGAAATGTTGAATCAGCAGTTGTTGCTCTTACTGCCAACGCCCCCGGCCCTTCACCATTTACGCAAAAAGTATTGATTGAAGATTTTACGGGAACCTGGTGTGGAATTTGTCCCGGTACAGTTATTCCGTTAGATGCTTATACAGATACAAAACCAAATCTCATTTCGATGGGTATACATGGTCCTGCAGGCAGCAATGATCCGTTCAAATACATTTATGATGCACAGCTGCGCACAGCCCTAGGTGTTACTGGCGTACCAACTGTTGTACTCAACCGGGATGCAAAATGGAATAACATGACGGCGACATTGGATGAATTGGCGCAACGACGGGCACCACTTGGGTTGGCATTGGAAACATCGGTGAGCGGAAACAATATTTCGGTGAAGGCGAAAGTGAAGTTTGATATTTCAACATCGCTGCCTTTGAAAATAGTGCTGGTGTTGGTGCAGGATAGCATATTCTATAATCAGGCAAACTATGGTCATTTCGGATTGCCGAACCCTATTCCCAATTTTCGGCAGAAGAATGTATTGCGTTCGGCCGCTACTGATATTTTTGGTGATCTGATTCCGGCCGCACAAATCACGAAAGGAAATACATGGGAGAAACAATATTCGTTTGATGCAACAGGCTACGTGGTTGGGAATACCCGGGTGATTGGCTTTGTATTGTACGATGCCAATTCACAAAACCGGAAAGGTGTGTTGAATGTGCAGATCGCCAAAGCAGGGGAGAATAAGAATTTCGATTAAGAATTACTTCATACCATGTTCGGTTATGCTGAGCGTGTTTGTTGCCCGGCTATCAAACAAAAGTTGATGCCGGGCTTTTTATTTACATCAACCAACAACCCAATATCTTTGAACAAATTTTTTTTATGAGCAATCTTGTACAGGAATTTAATGACTACCGCACCAAAATGAATGAGGTGATCTTAAGTAAAGATAATCTGGTGATCAAACGCCTTTGGAACCTCGATACCAATACGTATGCTGAGGGGGCGCTGTCAACGCAAACAAAAGAAATGCTGGGTCTTGTTGCCAGCATGGTGTTGCGTTGTGATGATTGTATCAAATATCATCTCGGTAAATGCCATGAAGAAGGAATCAGCACTGCACAGATGTATGAAATTTTTGCTGTGGCTAATATTGTAGGCGGAACCATCGTGATCCCACACACAAGAAGGGCAGCTGAATATTGGGAAGAATTGATCAATTCAAATGCGTCATAAAAAAAGGCAGAGAACTTCTCTGCCTTTTTCTTAGTCCACATCACCGGTATTGTCATCGGGAATGCGATCGATCAGTTTGTTGTAAGGATCAATGCCTGCTTTTATCGGCTTTCCTTTCACTCGTATTGTAATGGTTTTTATGCCGGGCGTTAACTTGTGCTTTTGCAAATACAATGGATTGGTTTGTTTGCGACCATCTTTGTTTTTGCTTTCTGCTGCAAAAATTCCAATGTCGATATAGTCATTCATTGCTGCCACAGATTCTTTCCCTGTGCTATCAGCATAAAACTTCTTACTTGAAATTGTAATGCTCACATCGTAATAACCATTACCTGCTTCTTTCGATGTAGCGTTGACGAATCGGTTATCGTACAGAGTAATTTTCTCCCATGTATCAGATAAATAGTAACGCAATGAGTCGGGCGTATGTTTTTTGATAAAGGCGTATAGATCATCGCTACCCGGGAATGGCGGTTCTTCTTTCAAAGCAAAACTATCTCTGAATTCACGCAAGGCTGTATTGAGAGCCTGGTCGCCAATTAAATCACGCAAGCCATATAAGATGAGACTTCCTTTATTATACCATTGGTATGCTCGGTTACAATTGATAAACGTGTTTTCTTTTTTTGATTCGCCAGCTCTTCCATTTAAATATTTGTCTAATTCATCTTTCAAAAAGCGTTTCATATTATCCTTACCATACTTGCGCTCTGTTAACAGGAGTGCTGTATATTCTGCCAATGCTTCTGCAATTAAATTGGATCCTCTTGTTCTGTTTGGGCCCACCTGGTGTCCCCACCATTGATGTGCGAGTTCGTGTGCAGTAATAAAATAGGTATAATCAAACGCATCAGGATCAGAAAAATCTGCAACCCATCCCAACGCTTCAGAATAAGGAACAGTGTTAGGAAAACTTTGTGCAAATTCTGCATAGCGAGGAAATTCAATAATCCGCATTTGTCTGAACTGAAAAGGTCCGTACACAGTTGAAAAATATTCAAGACCTTCTTTTAATGCAGCGTTATAACGATCAATATTAAACGCATGATTTTTTTGATGATAGATCTCTATGTTCACCTTGTTTCCGTTTGATATGGTTACACTGTCACGAAACACATTGTAGTCGCCGGAAATTACACTGAACATATTTGCAATTTTTGTATCCTGTATGTACTGAAAATAAGTGCGATCGTTTTTGGTCCATGTTTTTTGCAGGTAGCCGGGCGCAATCGCCAGTTGACCTTTTTTCGTGCTTACCGTTGCTTCAAAGTGAATGAGATCAGCATCATCAGAAAACAGAAATGTACGTTTGCCCAGTGAATCTGTTTGTGGAGGATATTCATCATTCTTTGCTGGAAGTTTATGTTTTTTTCGTTGTTCATCGCTGCTTAACTCATCTGTATCATCGTAGCCAAAAGTTGGAATGCCGCCATCAAAAAAAGTTCCATTATGAACGATGTGGCGGCCATAACCACTGTTAACAAATCCCTTGTAAGCATATTCAGAAAAAATTTCAAGCAAAGCACTATCGCCGGGTTGCATAGCAGCAGGAAGTTTATAGATGCGGTAATTAGCGGTATCCTTGCCTTTCTTCAAAAAATTGAATGCCGAATGTAAGTAAGCCAAAGGAGATTCGTAGCTGAGTGCTTTTCCATTATACAAAAGATGATACTTGAGATCGTAACCAACTTTCAGATGCATGGCTTCTATCGCTTGCCCGGTTTTATTTTTTATATGCACTTTCGAGTACATGCTGATCTTTCGTTCATCAGGATAGATATCTGTATTTAAATAAACTGCTGTTATTTTTGGTTGTGGGAGGTTCTCATATTTCTTCAATGTTTTCTCAAACAATGCTTGATTCGATCTTGATTTAGATGTACTGACGTAGTTGTTAATATAACTCACATTATAATAATTGTAGGCACCTGTGCCCAGCCAACCTGCAAAGCATAGAATGATAATGAGTGATGGCACTCCTTTGAATCGCTGCTTTGCAACACTCCATCTTTCTTTGAAAGAACCAGAAACACCACGTTGATAAAACAGAAATGCAATTGTTACCAGTGCTGTTCCAAAGAATAACCAATACAGGTTAAACCAAAACAGAGGAGAAGCAAAATGGCCAAGCCCGTTAATATCGCTCCAGGTGTAATTTGGTGTATAGAAATAAAAGAAGAGATTGTAATCCATATTGCCAACATTGCGAAGCAGAAATATGGTGATCCAGATGAGCAATGCTACACCGTGTCCTGCAAATTTATTGTTTACCAGCAGGTGTACAGCAAAAGAAAGAAGGATCATTAATACAAAACCCGGAAGTGTCAGCAGGTATAGCTCGGTAAAATATACATCAAACTGGTAGGTTGTATGCCCCTTCAACGTTTGTATCAATACACCTGCAACAAGTGGAATCGTTACCAATACCGCTGCTACTGCAATCAGGCCGCAAAGCTTTGAAAAAAAGAAAACAGTATTGGTTACCGGTAATGCATCATTTATAATATTGAAACCTGTTGTTTTTTCACGATGAATCGTTTCGCCTGTATAAAACAGCAGGATAATGAAATTAAAAATCTGATAGTTGAAGTTCTTATAATCCATCAAAAAGATCGTAAGTGGCCTGTCGGGCACACTGAAATTGGTATTACCGATCCAGAAATCAAGAATGAGAAAAATGACCCCGCCAAGTAAGATGGCTCTGAAATAATTGTCTCTAATAATGTTCAGGAATTCAATTTTTGTGAGCTGCCACCAGGTACTGCGCATTTGTGACGGACTGAATAGTTGCGTTGCAAATGGTATATGTTTTGGTATTGCCGCAGTTGCAAATTCTTTCTTTTGCCGTTTGCTAAGCTTTTCTGTAACAGGCTGCAGAAAACGTACAAAACTGAATCGGCTGTAAGCAAAGAAGGTAATAAGGATTGAAATGCCAATCCATATAAGGCGATTGAGTAAAATGGTTTTTGTAACAGGTAACAGCAGGCTGTTTTTCTCAGCAGGTGTGAAATACCTTGTTTCAAGATCAAACGTATTGATCATAAACGGATCAAGCAACTTTACCAGTTCTCTTTGTTCCAGGTCTGTTGTTAAGAAAGATGCGACCAAATAAGCGATCAATAAAAATATACTGGCAGTATAGATCACTTTTACATTTCGGGTAACTGCTACAAGCGAAAAGAAGATCACTGAAGCAAGCAGCAAATTCGTAATACCAAAAAAGAAGAAGGATTGAAAATAATTCCACATACCGAAATCGCCAATACGTTCGGCCGGCACCCATCCAAACGCCGGACCAATAGCAGCGCCTGCCATTGCACCCCAACTGAGCGATGAGCCGATCAATAATACAAATACGAATGAGCCAAAGAATCGTCCCCAGAAATATCCTGCTTTGGTGATCGGGTAACTGAATAAATAATTCCTCGTTTGATGTTCAATATCACGATACAACGGAACACCCATTACTGCCGAACATACAAGCAGCATAATAACACTGAAGGTGATGTTGAGGTTTGTCATGGTCCACGGTGCATTGTGAAATACTTTTTCTGATGCAGGTGTTGAACCCGTTGAAATTGACAGAAAAGCGAAAAGAAAAAATACCAGGAAGTAGATATAAGTGGCAGGCCGCTTTAAACGATACCTGATCTCAAATAGAAATATTTGTAAAAACATACAGCAGTTTTTTAGCAGATGATTAAAGTGTAACTACATCCATGCGATTGGATATCTGGTGGAAATACACATCTTCCAACGTTGGAGGAGTTGGCATAAAACCATTACCCGGATCGGTTTCGCTACAAATACGTACGCTTAACTGACCACTTTTCATCTGTACAGAAACAACTTCGTACTGTTGCCTTAGTTCTTCAACAGCAGTTTTATCTACAGATTTTACAAATATTCTTCCCTGCATTTCATTGACAGCTTCATCAGGGTTATCATGTCGCAACACTTCACCATTGCAGATGATCGCAAAATCACTGCACAAGGTTTTTACATCTTCAACGATGTGGGTAGAAAGAATAACAATTGTGTTTGTGCCTAATTCACTTAATAAGTTATAAAAACGGTTTCGTTCTGCAGGATCAAGGCCGGCAGTAGGCTCATCAACAATAATGAGTTTGGGGTTGCCAAGCAAAGCCTGTGCAATACCAAACCGTTGTTTCATGCCGCCTGAAAACGTGCCCAGATTTTTTTTACGCTCTGTATATAAGTTCACCCGGCTCAACAAAGCCGTCACAGTATCTTTTCTTTCCTTGCCATTACTAATACCTTTTAGCCGTGCAATATGATCGAGCATTTGTTCTGCAGTTATTCTCGGATACACGCCAAACTCCTGCGGCAGGTAGCCAAGAATTTTTCGTACGGCGGCTTTTTCCTTTAGCACATCCAGATCGTCGAGGAAAACACTACCACTGTCAGCTTCCTGAAGCGTAGCAATGGTTCGCATGAGTGATGATTTTCCTGCACCGTTGGGACCGAGCAAACCAAACATTCCCTGCGGAATCGATAAGTTTACATTTTTCAGGGCCTGCACCCCGTTGCTATACGTTTTGGTGAGATTGCTGACTGTAAGCTGCATGGCGGTTGATTTTGGTACAATAAGGTAATGTCTAATTCTAAAAAATCAAAGCATTCCAAACCGGTATTTTACAAATGCGGAATATTCATTTGCGTCTTCAGCCGTTGTTTTGTCATAATCAGTAACTTTGAAGCAATACAATTCTATGAGCGACGTAATAACAGCCCCTGCCCTATCCGCAAAGGATTTTGCAACCGACCAGGAAGTACGCTGGTGCCCTGGTTGTGGTGATTATTCCATTTTGGCACAGGTACAAAAAGTGATGCCAACCTTGGGTATTCCCAAAGAGAATATTGTAATTGTAAGTGGTATTGGCTGCAGCAGCCGGTTCCCTTATTATATGAACACATATGGCATGCACTCGATCCATGGCCGTGCAACAGCCGTTGCCAGCGGGTTGAAAGCAGCCCGACCGGATTTGAGTGTGTGGATCGTTACCGGCGATGGTGATGGATTGAGTATTGGTGGCAACCACACCATTCATTTGCTCCGCAGAAACTTCGACGTAAATATTCTGTTGTTCAACAACCAGATCTATGGTTTAACCAAAGGACAATATTCACCTACATCTGAAGAACGAAAAGTAACAAAGAGCACACCGTTTGGAAGTATCGATCATCCATTTAATCCATTGGCATTGGCGATGGGTGCTGATGCAACATTTATTGCACGCAGTATGGATCGTGATCCGAAACATTTGCAGGAAGCACTGATCCGCAGCCAGAAACACAAAGGCGCTTCATTTCTTGAGATCTATCAAAACTGTAACATCTTTAACGATGGTGCATTTGAAGTGTTTACTGAAAAAGCAAGTAAGCCGGAAGAAACATTGTTTCTTACTCACGGCGAACCACTTGTATTTGGTGCAGCAAAGAATAAAGGGATTAAACTCGATGGCTTTAAACCGGTAGTGGTGAATCTTGAGGAAGGACAAAGTAAAGATGATCTGTGGATCCATGATGAAAATGATTTTTACAAAGCACAGATATTGGTACGCATGTTTGATGATCCACGGAATGTTGGTCATTTGCCAAGGCCGTTCGGTGTGTTTTATGAAACAGAAAGAGCCTGCTATGAAGAAGTAATGACGTTGCAGATTGATGAAGTGATTGCTACAAAAGGCAAAGGCAATCTCGACAAACTACTTCGTGGTAATGAAGTATGGGAAATTATGTAACAATTGAAATCAAGAATAGAAAAGGAGGTATTGCCTCCTTTTTTTATGTAAGCTTGAATGGTATCGTTTGAAACAGTTACAATTCGTTTCTATTGCCTAACTTTCTCTTCCAAATGTTTGCGCCATATGACCAGAAGTAAAATTGCCGGCATCGGTATGTATGTTCCATCGCATGTTGTTACGAATAATGATCTCACAAAATACATGGATACCAACGACGAATGGATCCAGGAACGAACCGGCATCAAGGAAAGAAGATATGCGCACAGAACTGAGGAGACAACCACTACCATGGGTGTGGAAGCTGCCAAAGTTGCCATTGAACGTGCAGGCATTACTCCGCAGGATATCGACTTTATAGTGTTTGCAACCTTAAGCCCTGATTATTACTTTCCGGGTTGCGGTGTTTTGTTGCAACGGGCGATGAAAATGAAACAGGTGGGTGCATTGGATGTACGTAATCAATGCAGTGGTTTTGTGTATGCTGTTTCGGTTGCCGATCAGTTTATAAAAAGCGGCATGTATAAAAATATTTTAGTGGTGGGCGCAGAGAAACATTCGTTCGGACTAGACTTCAGTACACGTGGGCGCAATGTAAGTGTGATCTTTGGCGATGGCGCAGGCGCTGTTGTTTTACAGCCAACAACTGATGAGAACCGGGGAATTCTCAGTACGCATTTGCATAGTGATGGAAATGATGCCGAAATTCTGGCTATGTATAATCCCGGAACGCATGCCAACCATTGGAAAGAAGGACTGGCAAGTTTTAATGAAGCTGAGTTGGCAGATATGTTCATGAGTCATGAAATGATTGATAATGCTGAGCTATTTCCAAATATGGATGGTCCGGCAGTATTCAAAACAGCGGTGGTAAAATTTCCGGAAGTGATCATGGAAGCGTTGACAACAAACGGATATCAACCTGCTGACTTAGCAATGTTGATCCCGCACCAGGCAAACCTTCGCATTGCACAGTTCGTGCAACAAAAATTAAAATTGCGTGACGATCAGGTATATAACAATATTCAGAAGTACGGAAATACAACAGCCGCATCGGTACCCATTGCTTTATGTGAAGCATGGGAGCAGGGAAAAATAAAAGACGGTGATCTTGTTTGCCTCGCAGCTTTTGGCAGCGGATTTACCTGGGCGAGTGCGCTCTTGAAATGGTAACCTCAGGTCTATCTAGCAGCATGAAAACTTTAGAAACTGAAGTATGCTACAACAGCATTTATGCCTGCATCAGTGGCTTCTCTTGTAACCAAGACGTAGTTGTTAAACGTAAGTACAACGGCCAGAATGATGATAATGGCTGAATGTGTTTGTTTACGGCCAAGTAATGGTGTAAACCTATCAGAGTAGTTGATTGCAGCGAGGTAAATAAACAACAGTGATTGAACGATGAGGAAGAATTGCTGATCTTTGTCAAACTCATGAATCAGCAATTGAGCAACGAAAATGAAAGCAGCAACTGTAAGTAATACCGAAAGTGTCATTCTTATATTGTATTGTTTCATATTCAGCTGTAAGTTTCGGCAAAAGTAAGGGAACGGGGGCAAAGGAGTATTTAAACCTGTATTAAGAACCGATGAACATTCGGTTTGTGGAATAGAAGAACTCGTTCTGCTTCTTATTCATTAACAGAATATGGATACTTTCAGTAATGCATAAGCGAAGTTGCTGTAATTCACGATCAAACAACGTAACAATATGAAAAAACAAATTCTTTCTTTCATGCTGCTGCTCGTAAGTATGCAAGGATTCAGTCAGGTCAATAACGATTCAATGCGGCTGCAATACAACCAGAAAACAATGCGCCTCGGCGGCCGTATTACAATGAATGGATTTTTGGTAGAAAACACAACGGTGCAAAACCTGATGCTGATATCTCCCGATGCTACAAACTATTACAAACAGTATATCAAGAGCAAGCGAGTATCAACCATACTTCCGTTGTTTGGAACAGCGGCAGTGATCAGCGGAATTCTCGTAGCACAAAAAAACCGAACACCCGGGTATATTATGGTGCTGAGTGGTAATAGTATTAATCTTATCGGCTCATTGTTCAGGCGTAAAGCATCTATTAAACTGCAGGATGCCATCTGGCATTATAACCGGGATATTCTTTTCCCAAAACGGTAAAGGTTTTTTGTTTCATTAATCTTTTCAATATTAGTTTTGCGACGCTATGCAGCGTCGCTTTATTTTTTTATTCAACCCCAGGGCAGGTGTGCAAAAAGGGAAGCCCTTGCAACAACTCATCAGCGAACGTTGTGCAACGGCTGCCGTACACTTCAGTATTGAACATAGTCGTGCTGATGCAGACTATTCTTCACTACGTGAAAAAATAATTGCTGATGCAGTAACCGATGTTGTAATAGCAGGTGGCGATGGAACTATCAGTACAATTATTGCAGCCATCAGAGACTTACCCGTAAACATCGGTATCATACCAAGAGGTTCGGGGAATGGATTGGCATTTGCTGCCGGTATTCCGAAAGATCCCGACAAGGCATTGGATATTATTTTCAACGGCACAGCACAACCTGTGGATGCGTTTCTCATCAACAAACATTTTTCCTGCATGCTCAGCGGAATTGGTTTTGATGCACAGGTTGCACATGATTTTGATCGACAGGAAAAAAGAGGATTTTGGAAGTATGCACAACTTACGCTGAAGAATTTGGCAGGTATCAAAACGTATGCATTCAATCTCAAAGCAAACGACATTGATTTAAATTTGGACGCCTACTTCATCAGTATTGCCAACAGCAACCAGTTTGGAAATCAATTTACCATTGCACCGAAGGCGAGTTTGCAGGACGGCATGCTGGATATTGTAGCAGTTGAAAAAACAAACTTGTTGTTTGTATTGCTGCGTGTATTGTGGCATATCCGCTTTGGAACATTTACAAACGATTTTGGAAAGCGAAAGGGCATCACATATTTTCAAACAGATCATTTGCTGATTGAGAATAAAGAAGCTGCCCCCTTTCATATTGATGGTGATGGAAAACAAACGGCAGCAGCATTTGAAGTACAAATAATTCCTGCTGCTTATTCTTTATTAATGCCCTGAGCTAATTTTCCCGGTTGAAGAATATCTTCCAAACTCATTAATGAACGAACGGACTGTTCATTAGTGGAATCCTGCACGGCTGCTGCAATATCTTTCTTTTCTCTTGTGGTTAAATGAAAACTGAGTGCAGCTCCTTTCTTACTGTCCTTCGGTTGATACATGAATGAAAAGCGATATAACGGAAATGAATACCGTGAATAGCTGATCATACTTTCCTGCATATAATCCTGCACTTTGTAAAAATTATTCTGCAGCGTGGTAACAGGCTTGTATAAAATATCTCCGATACCCGGCTCCGTCAAGTCATCATTCCATTCACCTTTTTTCCGATCACGTATCTGAATAAATACCACGCCTGATGTATTGGCTTTGATCCATTCCGCAAACACATGCAGAAAACGTAAAGTAATTTCCTGTCCGTAATTATCACGAAGACCGGCATCCATTACATCCACAATCGGTTTGGTAGGTAACCAAACATTGGGTAACACGTATGGGAATGTTGCATTCATACGAAGTGCTGTAAGAATGCGGAGATTGTAAGGATCAAGATCTTTAAAGAAAGCAGTGTAGTCGATGGCATCAGGTTCAGCAATAATTCCTTTTGTACTATCGTGTTGCGGTCGCATCAAAAAACTAATGGGCTGACTGCAGATCATCAGTTTCCTGCCATCCT
It encodes the following:
- a CDS encoding TlpA family protein disulfide reductase, whose amino-acid sequence is MKQLSLFLLALLTYTLSVAQSDLPQVKIKALSGSEILFSTLASSNDTALIVSFWATWCIPCITELETINDQLEERQQITPFKLIAVSVDDTRSAARVPSFVKGRGWNFPIYFDTNSDLKRALNINDIPHILIIKNGKIIYQHTGYVPGNEEELFEAISKQ
- a CDS encoding Omp28-related outer membrane protein, with product MRTTNSFLSLLFIVFVFISCSKSDGTDDPVTQPPAAPLTVQLSKAQLTADGFDEVTISVKDQNNADVTSSSTIYLNNTVYTGTTFFTTASGNYQLKATRGNVESAVVALTANAPGPSPFTQKVLIEDFTGTWCGICPGTVIPLDAYTDTKPNLISMGIHGPAGSNDPFKYIYDAQLRTALGVTGVPTVVLNRDAKWNNMTATLDELAQRRAPLGLALETSVSGNNISVKAKVKFDISTSLPLKIVLVLVQDSIFYNQANYGHFGLPNPIPNFRQKNVLRSAATDIFGDLIPAAQITKGNTWEKQYSFDATGYVVGNTRVIGFVLYDANSQNRKGVLNVQIAKAGENKNFD
- a CDS encoding carboxymuconolactone decarboxylase family protein codes for the protein MSNLVQEFNDYRTKMNEVILSKDNLVIKRLWNLDTNTYAEGALSTQTKEMLGLVASMVLRCDDCIKYHLGKCHEEGISTAQMYEIFAVANIVGGTIVIPHTRRAAEYWEELINSNAS
- a CDS encoding ABC transporter permease/M1 family aminopeptidase, whose translation is MFLQIFLFEIRYRLKRPATYIYFLVFFLFAFLSISTGSTPASEKVFHNAPWTMTNLNITFSVIMLLVCSAVMGVPLYRDIEHQTRNYLFSYPITKAGYFWGRFFGSFVFVLLIGSSLSWGAMAGAAIGPAFGWVPAERIGDFGMWNYFQSFFFFGITNLLLASVIFFSLVAVTRNVKVIYTASIFLLIAYLVASFLTTDLEQRELVKLLDPFMINTFDLETRYFTPAEKNSLLLPVTKTILLNRLIWIGISILITFFAYSRFSFVRFLQPVTEKLSKRQKKEFATAAIPKHIPFATQLFSPSQMRSTWWQLTKIEFLNIIRDNYFRAILLGGVIFLILDFWIGNTNFSVPDRPLTIFLMDYKNFNYQIFNFIILLFYTGETIHREKTTGFNIINDALPVTNTVFFFSKLCGLIAVAAVLVTIPLVAGVLIQTLKGHTTYQFDVYFTELYLLTLPGFVLMILLSFAVHLLVNNKFAGHGVALLIWITIFLLRNVGNMDYNLFFYFYTPNYTWSDINGLGHFASPLFWFNLYWLFFGTALVTIAFLFYQRGVSGSFKERWSVAKQRFKGVPSLIIILCFAGWLGTGAYNYYNVSYINNYVSTSKSRSNQALFEKTLKKYENLPQPKITAVYLNTDIYPDERKISMYSKVHIKNKTGQAIEAMHLKVGYDLKYHLLYNGKALSYESPLAYLHSAFNFLKKGKDTANYRIYKLPAAMQPGDSALLEIFSEYAYKGFVNSGYGRHIVHNGTFFDGGIPTFGYDDTDELSSDEQRKKHKLPAKNDEYPPQTDSLGKRTFLFSDDADLIHFEATVSTKKGQLAIAPGYLQKTWTKNDRTYFQYIQDTKIANMFSVISGDYNVFRDSVTISNGNKVNIEIYHQKNHAFNIDRYNAALKEGLEYFSTVYGPFQFRQMRIIEFPRYAEFAQSFPNTVPYSEALGWVADFSDPDAFDYTYFITAHELAHQWWGHQVGPNRTRGSNLIAEALAEYTALLLTERKYGKDNMKRFLKDELDKYLNGRAGESKKENTFINCNRAYQWYNKGSLILYGLRDLIGDQALNTALREFRDSFALKEEPPFPGSDDLYAFIKKHTPDSLRYYLSDTWEKITLYDNRFVNATSKEAGNGYYDVSITISSKKFYADSTGKESVAAMNDYIDIGIFAAESKNKDGRKQTNPLYLQKHKLTPGIKTITIRVKGKPIKAGIDPYNKLIDRIPDDNTGDVD
- a CDS encoding ABC transporter ATP-binding protein, translating into MQLTVSNLTKTYSNGVQALKNVNLSIPQGMFGLLGPNGAGKSSLMRTIATLQEADSGSVFLDDLDVLKEKAAVRKILGYLPQEFGVYPRITAEQMLDHIARLKGISNGKERKDTVTALLSRVNLYTERKKNLGTFSGGMKQRFGIAQALLGNPKLIIVDEPTAGLDPAERNRFYNLLSELGTNTIVILSTHIVEDVKTLCSDFAIICNGEVLRHDNPDEAVNEMQGRIFVKSVDKTAVEELRQQYEVVSVQMKSGQLSVRICSETDPGNGFMPTPPTLEDVYFHQISNRMDVVTL
- a CDS encoding 2-oxoacid:ferredoxin oxidoreductase subunit beta — protein: MSDVITAPALSAKDFATDQEVRWCPGCGDYSILAQVQKVMPTLGIPKENIVIVSGIGCSSRFPYYMNTYGMHSIHGRATAVASGLKAARPDLSVWIVTGDGDGLSIGGNHTIHLLRRNFDVNILLFNNQIYGLTKGQYSPTSEERKVTKSTPFGSIDHPFNPLALAMGADATFIARSMDRDPKHLQEALIRSQKHKGASFLEIYQNCNIFNDGAFEVFTEKASKPEETLFLTHGEPLVFGAAKNKGIKLDGFKPVVVNLEEGQSKDDLWIHDENDFYKAQILVRMFDDPRNVGHLPRPFGVFYETERACYEEVMTLQIDEVIATKGKGNLDKLLRGNEVWEIM
- a CDS encoding 3-oxoacyl-ACP synthase III family protein → MTRSKIAGIGMYVPSHVVTNNDLTKYMDTNDEWIQERTGIKERRYAHRTEETTTTMGVEAAKVAIERAGITPQDIDFIVFATLSPDYYFPGCGVLLQRAMKMKQVGALDVRNQCSGFVYAVSVADQFIKSGMYKNILVVGAEKHSFGLDFSTRGRNVSVIFGDGAGAVVLQPTTDENRGILSTHLHSDGNDAEILAMYNPGTHANHWKEGLASFNEAELADMFMSHEMIDNAELFPNMDGPAVFKTAVVKFPEVIMEALTTNGYQPADLAMLIPHQANLRIAQFVQQKLKLRDDQVYNNIQKYGNTTAASVPIALCEAWEQGKIKDGDLVCLAAFGSGFTWASALLKW
- a CDS encoding diacylglycerol/lipid kinase family protein, producing MQRRFIFLFNPRAGVQKGKPLQQLISERCATAAVHFSIEHSRADADYSSLREKIIADAVTDVVIAGGDGTISTIIAAIRDLPVNIGIIPRGSGNGLAFAAGIPKDPDKALDIIFNGTAQPVDAFLINKHFSCMLSGIGFDAQVAHDFDRQEKRGFWKYAQLTLKNLAGIKTYAFNLKANDIDLNLDAYFISIANSNQFGNQFTIAPKASLQDGMLDIVAVEKTNLLFVLLRVLWHIRFGTFTNDFGKRKGITYFQTDHLLIENKEAAPFHIDGDGKQTAAAFEVQIIPAAYSLLMP